The following nucleotide sequence is from Novipirellula galeiformis.
TGCGTACGAGGCGTCCGCCGTCAACGAAGCCCTCAGCAAGCCCGCCGCCTCGCTTGCGATTTGGTTCATGTCGCCGTCATACAACCTGACCCGTGTCGTGGCCGATGCCGTTTCCACAAAGCCGACTAACAACTCGGTATTCTCGGTCGCGGAGAACAACACGGCCGTCGATCGGCTGCTGGCCACAATCACGTTCGCGCGGTCCATTGGGTTGCGCACGATCGTGTCGCCTTGATCGGCGTCGTTGTCTAAGATCGTGCCGGTGAATGTGCTGCTCGATCCGAGCTTCGCACCGGTCGGTCGATCCAGAGAAACGGTCACCGTTTCAACCCCCTCGAAAATCGTATCGTCAATCAAATTGATCGTGACGCTGGCGGTCGTTTCGCCGGGGGCAATCGTGAACGCATTCGAAGCGATGGTGAAATCGCTACCCTGTATCGCGGATCCATACACTCGAAACGGCACCAACACCACGTCCTCACTCGGCTTGGACAACTTCACGCTCACGGTGATCGCCCCGTCCCCTTCGGAAACCGTCCGGGTGACTTCGGTCAAGTTGACGGTTGGCTTGGATGGCAGCGGGGAATCGGAATCGACGATCGTGATCGTGTGAGTGATGGAGTCGCCCAGTGTTGCGCCAGTCGGAGTCTGCAGGGTGATGCTTACCGTTTCGTCGGGGTCTACGGCTTTGTCGTCAATCACATTGACCACGATCGTCCCCGAGGTTCGACCGGCGGCGATCAACAACGGACTCGCGCTGATCGTAAAGTCGTGACCATTGCGTGCGGTCCCCGTCGCGACAAAAGGAATCAACACATCGTGATCACTCGGGGATGTCAAAACGACAGCAACTGAGATTGTCCCGTCATCTTCGTTTACCGATTGTGCCGTGGTTGAGAAACCGACCGATGGCTGATTTGGCAGTGGCGAATCGTTGTCAAAAATCGAAATGGTTTGAGTTGGATTCTCCCCGAGATTCAATCCCTCAGGAGGCAAAATCGTCAACACGATGTTCTCGGTCGGTTCAATCTGATCGTCGTTGACAATCTCGATCGGCAATGCGGCTGTGCTCGATCCGCGTTCGAAGACCAACATCCGCTGGCTGAGCACATAATCGCTGCCATCGGTCGCGGTGCTGGTGACCGTGATCGGTACCTTGATCACTTCGGGTGCCAAAATGCTCAGGGTTGCGGTGACCCAGACGAGAGGATTTGACTCGGACACCATCATTTGTGAGGTGCTGAAGCTAACTTTCGGATAGTCGCCTACGAGATCATTGTCAACGATCGTGATCGTGGTCGATGTCACGTCCCCCAGTTCACCCAAATTGGGCGTGCCGAGGGTCACGATCATCGTTTCTTCCTCTTCGGCTAAGTTGTCTTCAAAAATATGGAGTTTAAAACTCCGCAAGACCTGGCCTGCCGCGAAGCCGACACGGTCCGTCAAACTGGCATAGTCTTTGAGCGTGGTGGCCGTCCCGGTGATCGTGAAAGGGACTTCGACAAAGGTCTCCGTCGGCTCCGACAAACTGACCGTCACGATCACGACTTTGTTGCCTTCTTCGACGCGGATCGCCGAGTTGACGATGTTGATTTTCGGGGGTGGTGCCTTGTCGTCATCACTGATCGTCAACGTCTTCGTGGGGATTTCTCCCAAGAGTGCTCCCGTCGGTGTGCCCAGGGTCACGATGACGGTTTCGTTGCCTTCGATGGCGGTGTCATCAATCACGTTGACAATGATGCTGGCCGAAATTTGTCCGGCGGCAAATGTGATCTGATTCGGGGAAATCGTGAAATCGGTGTTCGGCGTAGCCGTCCCGCTAACCGTCAGCGGAACCGTGATTGGCGCGTCGCTGGCCGCCGAGAGAAAAACGTCCAAGGATACCGAACCGACGCTTTCCCCCACCGTCAATGCCGCGGTGCGGAAGCTGACCGTCGGCGGAGGTGTCTGGTCATTGTCGATGATCGTTAACACTTGACGGTTGGGCGAACCGAGCTTTGCGTTGGTCGGTGGGTCAAGTCTGACGATCACCGTTTCGTTGTTCTCTAACTGAAAATCATCGGTCACCGCGATCTCTAGCGTGGCCGTGGTTTGCCCCGACGGGATCATGATCATATCTGGCGTGATCACAAAGTCGGTATCGCGCGTCGCACTCCCCGATACGGTATAGGGAATCGTGACATCGAATTCACTGGCCGAAGAAAGGGTCACCGTCATATTCACGGTGCCCGCGTTCTCTTGGACCGTTGGGGATTCTAAAGAGAGCACCGCAGTGGGAGTCCCATCGTCGTTGTCAACGATGTGCAGGGTGTGAACCACGTCGGCCCCCAGTCGAGCGCCGATCGGTGTCGAGAGGGTTACGACAATCGTCTCGGCCGACTCCGCGGCGAGGTCATCGATTAATGTGAACTCAATATCCGCGGACATGCTGCCCGCAGGTATCGTCAACGGGCTGCTCAAAACGGTGAAATCGGTCCCTTCCGTCGCGGTTCCGGACAACGTGAAGGGAACGATCACATCTTCGTTAGAAACTTGTGATAGCGACACGTTCACGCTCACCGTGCCTGCGTCTTCGAGCTGAGACTGCATCTCGGTTGTCATCGTGACCACCGTCTCGCTCGCATCGGAGACCCTCAGGATCACGTCGCCGTAATCGGTAATCGGAAGCGAATTGGCCTCGGCATCGACCACTAGCGTTCGATGATCCTGAGCCACTCCAGCCGAATTGATCGTCAAGCGGTAATCCCCAGCGACGAGCGGAACCATGACATCAAATGTGCCAAGACTGCGCGTCGGGGGAGCACTGATCGCGGTCTCGGCCGAACTAGAGACAATCGAATCACCCTGCTCGCGGTTGATCATCGCGTCAATGAATTCAGGGAACGCTTCGGACTGCAGAAATTCATCGATCACCAATGAATTGGCACTATTGGCGAAGTTCAATTGGTAACCACGGACCGCCTGCTCGGCCGACGTCAACGTCGCTTCGAATCGAACCGTCGATCCGCCGCTGGCGGTCACGATCGTGGTCCCGTTCTCTTCGGTCGCCCCGCCCAAAGCGGGCAATAAGTCGACGACCGCGAGCAATCGTCGATCTTCAAGCAATTCGGCACTCAGCTGCCGACGTTGGACGTTTCTTCGCGTGATTCGACGACTCATGGCAGATAATCTCAGATCGATTTTTGAAACTCGGAAAGCAAAACAGGTCAACTGCGAAGAATAGGCAGAAAGACGAGAGGTGATTCTAATCCACCCGTTTAGCGTTCGCCAGCAGGATCTGGGGTGAGCCCCGTTGATCGAGGTCGAGCGTCGCGTTCCTTTTGGGAGACCCTATTGGGTGATTGGCCACGTTTTACCGTCGCTTGACCCGCGCGTTGGCAATCACCGTCAAGGCAACCTAATCGAATTCACCGCCGCCGAGGTAGCGAATCGAAACACGACATCACGGTGGCTTCATACGCGTCCGTAGCTTCGCACCCCCCTTTTTCGCCGAAAATCATCACCCGCAGCGTTATCGAGAGCCCGAGTCCTGCGTGATCATCCCTTGCGGACGCGCCAGCCGTAGAAAGCCAGCGGTAGAAACACGCGTGGGCTTAAGAAAATCGCCCAACGTGAAAACAAAGGCAGCGTCCCAGGTTGAGAAAAGCGGCCCCGAAACGACGCGTGGGGCTCTAGCTCGACATCTGTCAAGCGGTACTATCGAGAACGTGCGGGAGAGTAGCGATTGGCTGCTTCTCGATTTCCAAGGTCGATGGTTCAGGTCCGATGGTTCCAGGGGCCGATGGGAAACGGGCACGATCGGAATCACGCCAGTACGGTTGCCGTGGTTCGTCGTCGCCGCCGATCCCGATCTCGTGAGAAGCAGAACTCACCCACGGCCATCCCCCGCCGAGAAAGGCGGGGAATGGATGGTTGTTGCGCGGACGAACCCTGTATTGCAATGATCGTTGTCGATCGCAATGAGCATGCGCTCTATCGCAATGAGATCGCGTCTTGCAGTGGCTTCAAGACGCTGCCGACCAAGTATTCGTCAATCAGATCGCGTCCCAGCGCGACAAGCCGATCGTACTCATGGACGTACGTTTCGTCGGGACCGAGGCTATCGTAACGGCGAACGGTCAAATAAACGCTAATCGGTTCTTCGCTAAAATCACCGGTTCGCACTTGGTAGGCATTCGTACGCGATTCAAAGCTGATCCGGCACTGGGTGCGGCACTCTTCATCGAGCGAAAATTGGATCGCCGGTTCATGCGAAAGCACCTTGCCGTACGGCATGTTCATGAATCCTTGCAAACCAGGAGCCACCCCGACCACTTCCGAGAGAATGTCGTTGTGATTGCCGCGGTAGGCGAAATCAAATCCGAACATCACGCTCAGCGATTCGCAATCGAGCGGACTGGCCGACAACTCATACGGAATCAGCTCCAAAACGGTACGATGTAAATCGTCGATCGCTTCGTTGGAGTCCGGATTGACGACACCCGAGTTGACTCGTTTCAGTTCGGTCGAAACCCAGCGATACGCCCCTGCTTCTTTTTCCTCTTCTAAGACAAATTCGTTTTTTTCACGCCCGTAGAAGTTCTGCATCTTCGGATAACGGCGGCGGACCTGCTCAAAAAAGTGGAGAATCGATTCCCGGCCTTTGGGCAGTTCCATCTCCGTCGTCAGAATCATGTTTAAGTAAAAGTCGTCGCTAAACGCAGCATATCCGTTCATTCGTCACCTTTCGTGTCGCGTAATGCTTTTCGGGGTGGCAGCCAGCACGGTGAATAGACTGGATACCACGTTAATGGGTTCACAACGGAACCACGACGACATGTCGGTTAAATCATTAAGATGATGCGCTCCTCCGCGTTGGGCGTTATGGCTCTACTCCATTAGTTTACGCGTAAATCAGTAACGGTTGAACCTCTGGATGAGCCCTTTTCTTGGTTATCACAGGGCTTCGGTGCTAAACAAGCGGGCGAACCAGTGGACCTCCGCCGTTCTCCGGCGACGGCTCTAAAAGTCTAAATGAATAGGCCAACCTTCCCCCTCTGCTGGCCCCCCACTGCTGGAACGTGCCGAAAGTGTGTCCACTACTTCGGGGGGCAACCCCTCTTTTTCGCCTTACCAACGAGGTTGCCCGACGAGCGGCCTGCGGATTCCGTCCTTCGCTGAAAATCGTGTCCTTCGTTGAGAAATGGTTCGCTAAAAGAGGGATGGGAATGACAAACCGAGCGCGTCAGCGAGAGACCACGCGTCGGCTCGACATCGCTCGCATCCCCTTCGGGGTATTTAACCGAAAGGCTCGAATCGTGCTTGCCTCGTTGCGAAATTACGTCGGTGGGCAAAGCGTCTCAAACCGATTCCAACGCGATACTGTACACTGGACCGTTGATGCTTGGCAGCCTGGGCTAGGCCACGAAGTCTAAAATTGGAATCTCGCCCCTTCTGCGGCATCGTGATCACGACTCCCGATGAAAATCACGCGCTGGTCCGTTGCCGAGCGTCCTGGTTCCCCCGTTCAGAATGGTCAAGATGTTCACTCACCCGATCACCGTTTTCGTTCTCGGCACGGCACTATGGTTGGTAAGCGTTGCCGCAGCCGCCGAGAATTCGAGTGCAGAGACGCCGGCGACGAAACAGCCGAACATCGTCTTCATCTTCGCCGATGACATGAGTTACAACACGATTGCCAGTCTAGGGAATTCGGAAATCGAGACGCCCAACCTCGACCGGTTGGCGCGGCGAGGGACGACGTTTACGCACGCCTACAACATGGGATCGTGGAGTGGTGCGGTGTGCGTGGCCAGCCGAACGATGCTGAATTCGGGACGTTACATTTGGAATGCGAACGCGATCTACAAAACGTCCGAACACGAACGGAACGCCGGTCGTTGGTGGAGCGAGTTGCTGAAGTCCGCGGGTTATCGAACCTACATGACCGGCAAATGGCACTGTACCGCCAGTGCGGAAAAGGCGTTTGACGTCGCTCGCGACATCCGCCCCGGCATGCCCAAAGATTCCGCAGCCGGATACAGCCGCCCCGCCGCTGATGGCACGGATCCCTGGTCACCGTCGGATCCGAAGCGAGGCGGCTATTGGCAAGGTGGCACTCATTGGAGTGAGGTGGTAGCTAACCATGCCGAAGACTTCCTGCGCGATGCCGCCGCTCAAGCCGATCCGTTCTTCATGTATTTGGCGTTCAACGCCCCGCACGATCCACGTCAATCGCCGCAATCGTACGTCGACCGTTATCCCAGCGAATCGATCGCAGTGCCAGCGAATTTCCTGCCCCTGTATCCGTACGCCGATGCGATCGGTTGTGGCAAAAGGTTGCGTGACGAGCGGCTCGCTCCATTCCCACGCAGCAAACACGCCGTCCAGGTGCATCGCGGCGAGTACTACGCATTGATCACCCACATGGACGAACAGATTGGCAGGATCTTGAAGGCGGTGGAGGCATCCGGCAAAGCTGATAACACTTGGATCTTCTTTACCGCCGATCATGGCTTGGCAGTGGGGCAGCATGGATTGTTCGGAAAACAAAATATGTACGACCATAGCCTCCGTGTGCCGTTCATCGCCGTGGGGCCTGGAGTGAAAGCGAACGCGAAAATTGAGCAACCGATTTACTTGCAAGACGTGATGCCAACGACGCTGGAGCTCGCCGCAACCGAGAAACCTGAATACGTTGAGTTCCATTCGTTGCTACCGATGCTCAATGGGGCGGACAGCGAGAATGCCGCAATTTACGGTTGCTACCTCGACCTGCAGCGGAGCATTCGCACCGAGAAGTATAAACTCATCGTCTATCCCAAAGCCAAGGTCGTGCGTCTATACGACGTGCAAGCGGATCCCGACGAGAAGCACGATTTAGCGGGCGACGCGTCAATGCAAGCGACCGTCGACAGGTTGTTTGCCCAACTACAAGGGTTGCAAAAATCGATGAACGACGAGCTTGTCTTGGAACGCTAAAGCTCCCGTGTTTGAAGACCTTTTTTCTGTTCCAGGGTTTTTCACTCCTCACTCGCGGTCCCTTCGCATCCTGCCAATATTGTTCGTGACAATCCGCACTGGAATTCAGCTCGCGGCGTGTCCGGCGGCGGCTTCAAGCTTTCGCTTTAAACTCTCGAGCTCCTTGCGAGCGGCATCACAGCCTTGCTCGTTCATCAACCAACCGAACAAGAAGAACATCAGCTTGAGGACCCCCTTGCCGTTCACCGTTGATTCTTGAGTCACGCGGGTGCGGCCATT
It contains:
- a CDS encoding Calx-beta domain-containing protein is translated as MSRRITRRNVQRRQLSAELLEDRRLLAVVDLLPALGGATEENGTTIVTASGGSTVRFEATLTSAEQAVRGYQLNFANSANSLVIDEFLQSEAFPEFIDAMINREQGDSIVSSSAETAISAPPTRSLGTFDVMVPLVAGDYRLTINSAGVAQDHRTLVVDAEANSLPITDYGDVILRVSDASETVVTMTTEMQSQLEDAGTVSVNVSLSQVSNEDVIVPFTLSGTATEGTDFTVLSSPLTIPAGSMSADIEFTLIDDLAAESAETIVVTLSTPIGARLGADVVHTLHIVDNDDGTPTAVLSLESPTVQENAGTVNMTVTLSSASEFDVTIPYTVSGSATRDTDFVITPDMIMIPSGQTTATLEIAVTDDFQLENNETVIVRLDPPTNAKLGSPNRQVLTIIDNDQTPPPTVSFRTAALTVGESVGSVSLDVFLSAASDAPITVPLTVSGTATPNTDFTISPNQITFAAGQISASIIVNVIDDTAIEGNETVIVTLGTPTGALLGEIPTKTLTISDDDKAPPPKINIVNSAIRVEEGNKVVIVTVSLSEPTETFVEVPFTITGTATTLKDYASLTDRVGFAAGQVLRSFKLHIFEDNLAEEEETMIVTLGTPNLGELGDVTSTTITIVDNDLVGDYPKVSFSTSQMMVSESNPLVWVTATLSILAPEVIKVPITVTSTATDGSDYVLSQRMLVFERGSSTAALPIEIVNDDQIEPTENIVLTILPPEGLNLGENPTQTISIFDNDSPLPNQPSVGFSTTAQSVNEDDGTISVAVVLTSPSDHDVLIPFVATGTARNGHDFTISASPLLIAAGRTSGTIVVNVIDDKAVDPDETVSITLQTPTGATLGDSITHTITIVDSDSPLPSKPTVNLTEVTRTVSEGDGAITVSVKLSKPSEDVVLVPFRVYGSAIQGSDFTIASNAFTIAPGETTASVTINLIDDTIFEGVETVTVSLDRPTGAKLGSSSTFTGTILDNDADQGDTIVRNPMDRANVIVASSRSTAVLFSATENTELLVGFVETASATTRVRLYDGDMNQIASEAAGLLRASLTADASYALIFEASPVDQTIFVRSSAGANTLSGASINNLVEPTDVDGSGETTTLDALRVVNQLSRQADGESVVAGGLYYDVNADGRVSALDALQVINYLSRNAANRAQEELPGVVLSNINLGSDSPREPQAIPVLETKSPSHSGAEGEALAPQSEGALPELRETKESQIDAVIADIHDALQLLD
- a CDS encoding sulfatase-like hydrolase/transferase, translated to MFTHPITVFVLGTALWLVSVAAAAENSSAETPATKQPNIVFIFADDMSYNTIASLGNSEIETPNLDRLARRGTTFTHAYNMGSWSGAVCVASRTMLNSGRYIWNANAIYKTSEHERNAGRWWSELLKSAGYRTYMTGKWHCTASAEKAFDVARDIRPGMPKDSAAGYSRPAADGTDPWSPSDPKRGGYWQGGTHWSEVVANHAEDFLRDAAAQADPFFMYLAFNAPHDPRQSPQSYVDRYPSESIAVPANFLPLYPYADAIGCGKRLRDERLAPFPRSKHAVQVHRGEYYALITHMDEQIGRILKAVEASGKADNTWIFFTADHGLAVGQHGLFGKQNMYDHSLRVPFIAVGPGVKANAKIEQPIYLQDVMPTTLELAATEKPEYVEFHSLLPMLNGADSENAAIYGCYLDLQRSIRTEKYKLIVYPKAKVVRLYDVQADPDEKHDLAGDASMQATVDRLFAQLQGLQKSMNDELVLER